From the genome of Blautia pseudococcoides, one region includes:
- a CDS encoding LysE family transporter, protein MFYLSDFLIYCFITAYTPGANNLLSMSNAIRLGFRRSFRFNLGILAGFTIVMTVCSIFSTTLFTMLPKVKIIMQVLGAVYMLYLAWKVWKSSIDPSADSGNAASFLSGMVLQFANPKIYIYAITAMTLYILPVYHSFGAIAGFTILLALIGASGSFVWALFGWFFCKYLSKHTKSVNFIMALLLVYCAIALFL, encoded by the coding sequence TTGTTTTATTTATCCGATTTTCTGATTTATTGTTTTATTACGGCATATACACCCGGAGCTAACAATTTACTATCTATGAGTAATGCAATACGGCTTGGTTTTCGCCGCAGTTTCCGTTTTAATCTTGGAATACTCGCTGGATTTACTATTGTCATGACGGTTTGTTCAATTTTCAGTACAACACTTTTTACCATGCTCCCGAAGGTAAAGATTATTATGCAGGTCTTAGGGGCTGTCTATATGCTTTATCTTGCGTGGAAAGTCTGGAAGAGTTCTATTGATCCGAGTGCTGACAGCGGTAATGCGGCTAGTTTTCTTTCCGGTATGGTATTGCAGTTTGCCAATCCGAAAATTTACATTTATGCAATTACTGCTATGACGCTTTATATTTTGCCCGTTTATCACTCCTTTGGGGCTATCGCTGGGTTTACAATTCTTTTGGCACTGATAGGGGCCTCTGGTTCTTTTGTGTGGGCGCTGTTTGGTTGGTTTTTTTGCAAGTATCTTTCCAAACATACGAAAAGTGTTAATTTTATTATGGCGCTGCTACTTGTCTATTGCGCTATTGCATTATTTCTATAA
- a CDS encoding nitroreductase family protein, whose amino-acid sequence MNLYEAIFSRKSVRSYEMEPVKAALLSEIKEYYSQIEGLNPGIHTEISIIDNTKGQNKRIHLLGVKAPYYIAFYSEEKDRAMMNAGYIMEQLALFMCAKGLGTCFFSGVKPKAGNPHKGNLKFVILMAFGYSRGSHTRKAVEAKRMDLQDLCVYKEVPRQWMKQLLDSARLAPSSLNSQPWRFVVYDNRIHVFAKKHNMNHLGKYEEFNFGIMFSHLMIVAEELWLDVDLIRLEDITHKNFPNSQYILSAILRT is encoded by the coding sequence ATGAACTTATACGAAGCGATATTTTCAAGGAAATCAGTCCGAAGCTATGAGATGGAGCCGGTGAAGGCTGCTCTGCTGAGTGAGATCAAAGAGTATTACAGCCAGATTGAAGGGTTAAATCCCGGTATCCATACGGAGATTTCTATTATAGATAATACTAAGGGACAAAATAAAAGAATACATCTTCTGGGGGTGAAGGCTCCATACTATATTGCCTTTTACTCAGAGGAGAAAGACCGCGCCATGATGAACGCGGGTTATATTATGGAGCAGCTAGCGCTCTTTATGTGTGCCAAAGGTCTGGGAACCTGTTTCTTTAGCGGTGTGAAGCCAAAGGCAGGGAATCCGCACAAGGGGAATCTGAAATTTGTGATCCTTATGGCGTTTGGATACAGCCGGGGCAGCCATACCAGAAAGGCCGTGGAGGCCAAGCGGATGGACCTGCAGGACCTCTGTGTGTACAAGGAGGTTCCCAGGCAGTGGATGAAGCAGCTTCTGGATTCCGCGCGCCTGGCGCCGTCTAGTTTGAACAGTCAGCCATGGCGGTTTGTGGTTTACGATAACAGAATCCATGTATTTGCCAAGAAGCATAATATGAACCACCTGGGCAAATATGAGGAATTTAATTTTGGTATCATGTTTTCTCATCTTATGATCGTTGCTGAAGAATTGTGGCTGGACGTGGATTTGATCCGTCTGGAGGATATTACGCATAAGAATTTCCCGAACAGCCAGTATATATTGAGTGCTATTTTAAGGACGTGA
- a CDS encoding GntR family transcriptional regulator, which translates to MSWKLNPDRPVYVQLIERITTDIIAGIYPPGSKLPSVRDLAQTAGVNPNTMQKALSEMERTNLVYSQRTSGRFITEDLSMIDDLKTELASEQIKEFLEKMEKIGLSKEDIIGLIQKVSEEEKK; encoded by the coding sequence ATGTCGTGGAAACTAAATCCAGATCGGCCAGTCTATGTACAACTGATCGAACGTATCACAACGGATATCATCGCCGGCATCTACCCGCCGGGGAGTAAACTTCCATCTGTGCGGGATCTGGCACAGACCGCTGGTGTGAATCCCAACACAATGCAGAAAGCCTTGTCAGAGATGGAACGTACCAATCTGGTATACAGCCAGAGAACCAGCGGAAGATTCATTACGGAGGACCTTAGTATGATAGATGATCTGAAAACAGAACTAGCTTCTGAACAAATCAAAGAGTTTCTTGAAAAAATGGAAAAAATAGGCCTGTCTAAAGAGGACATTATAGGGCTGATCCAAAAAGTGAGCGAGGAGGAGAAAAAATGA
- a CDS encoding ABC transporter ATP-binding protein, with protein sequence MSTILDCRGLTKRYGNKLALDHIDLSLERGKIIGLLGPNGSGKTTLIKLLNGLLVPTEGEIFIDGKAPGVETKKIVSYLPERTYLNRWMKVSDLISYFCDFYADFDRSRAYDMLQKLNINPNDRLSTMSKGTKEKVQLILVMSRRASLYCLDEPIAGVDPAARDYILSTIINNYDENATILISTHLISDVENILDDVIFIQNGHIRMQDSVDNIRQAKGISVDSLFREVFKC encoded by the coding sequence ATGAGTACGATTTTAGATTGCCGGGGCCTGACAAAACGTTACGGCAATAAACTGGCACTCGACCACATCGACTTATCACTGGAGCGTGGTAAAATTATCGGTCTGCTGGGCCCTAACGGAAGCGGCAAGACCACATTGATCAAACTGCTGAACGGCCTTCTGGTTCCCACGGAAGGCGAAATCTTTATTGACGGCAAGGCACCTGGTGTGGAGACAAAGAAAATAGTATCCTATCTTCCGGAACGCACCTATCTGAACCGTTGGATGAAGGTCTCAGATTTAATATCCTATTTCTGTGACTTTTATGCAGATTTCGACAGGTCCCGGGCTTATGACATGCTGCAGAAGCTGAATATCAATCCTAATGACCGTTTAAGCACCATGTCCAAAGGTACCAAGGAAAAAGTACAGCTCATACTGGTCATGAGCCGCAGAGCCAGCCTGTACTGCCTGGATGAACCCATAGCAGGTGTGGACCCGGCGGCAAGGGATTATATCCTTTCTACCATTATCAACAACTACGATGAAAATGCAACTATCCTTATTTCCACCCATTTGATTTCCGATGTGGAAAACATACTGGATGACGTGATCTTTATTCAGAACGGCCATATCCGTATGCAGGACAGTGTGGACAATATCCGCCAGGCAAAAGGCATTTCTGTGGATAGTCTGTTCCGGGAGGTGTTCAAATGTTAA